A region of Candidatus Neomarinimicrobiota bacterium DNA encodes the following proteins:
- the rpoC gene encoding DNA-directed RNA polymerase subunit beta', producing MNGVKPTNHRKEFTNITIHLSSPETVLKRSRGEVLRPETINYRTYKPEKDGLFCEKIFGPVKDYECHCGKYKRIRYKGIICDRCGVEVAPKRVRRERMGHITLAVPVVHIWYLKSIPSKLYYLLDIPSRELEEITYYEKYVVINPGKSNLPYKAVITEEEYFENLMEYGPKTELLDEEEVQEYFIAKTGGEAIRDLLRQVDIETLVTKLKNDLKNSRSETQKSEILKRLKVVQAFLPKEGRPVNKPEWMVITILPVIPPDLRPLVPLEGGRFAASDLNDLYRRVIIRNNRLKQLMEIKAPDVILRNEKRMLQEAVDSLFDNSKRTTEVRGSTRRPLKSLSDMLRGKEGRFRQNLLGKRVDYSGRSVIVVGPELKLNECGLPKEMAIELFKPHIMHELLKRGIAKSPKAAKLMIDNKEPDVYKVLEYVVKDHPVLLNRAPTLHRLGIQAFQPVLTDELAIQIHPLVCAAFNADFDGDQMAVHVPLSFEAQMEARILMLSSHNILHPAHGNPIAIPSQDMVLGIYYITKKKDGAKGENTIFSSIDEAIYAYEVGEVDLHAKVKIKIDGKLIDTTPGRAIFNSILPPGMNYINELITKSRLEKIVGYAFRKVGNYETVKFLDRLKDLGFAYATKAGATISIADILIPQEKQRIIDDTFKRVDDIQRKFQKGILTEGERYNKVIDEWTHTTNKITDILFEHLSKDRQGFNPVFMMADSGARGSREQIKQLAGMRGLMAKPQKTLTGQVGEIIETPITSNFKEGLTVLEYFISTHGARKGLADTALKTADAGYLTRRLVDVAQDVVVTMEDCGTINGIEVTALKKEESIIEGLADRIVGRVAQEDIFNPENENEIIVEAGEEIDEDTAMKIQDLGIVKVRIRSVLTCEADHGVCAKCYGRNLATGQMVNVGEAVGIMAAQAIGEPGTQLTLRTFHYGGTAARVVEESDTIAKTAGKVVFSINYKCVKYEKGDYYVALSRNSTLSIVDENDRITSTYNIPYGSHVFVKEGDKVERGDLLFRWDPYTDWILSLHSGRVKFVDLIENVTYNVETDEFGHKSRIIIESKDKNLQPRIDIVEKKDGREIVHPGFILPVRAILVVKDGDEVVAGDVIAKMPKEIGMTKDITGGLPRVAELFEARRPADPAIISEIDGKVSFGPTVKGIREIIVTAPNGQQKKYKIPYGKYVLVNQGDEVKAGDRLCDGPIAPQDILKVQDPRRVQEYLVNEIQEVYRLQGVRINDKHIEVIVRQMMQKVKVEDSGDTRLLEGDRVNKSDLIRENERIVNYVVITNPGDSEWLEGEIVHKRDFLRVNRQLREENKQPARARQARPAKFSEVLLGITKASLNTDSFISAASFQETTRVLTDASVECATDYLRGLKENVIVGRLIPAGTGLRKYRNLMVIEPEEERIEWERIKKLKEEQEQEEREQEKKQEDVV from the coding sequence ATGAATGGTGTAAAACCAACGAATCACAGGAAGGAATTTACAAACATTACAATACACCTTTCCTCCCCTGAGACTGTCTTGAAGAGATCGAGGGGAGAGGTATTAAGACCTGAAACAATAAATTACAGAACATACAAACCAGAAAAAGATGGTTTATTTTGTGAAAAAATTTTTGGTCCTGTCAAAGATTATGAATGTCATTGTGGAAAATATAAGAGGATTCGCTATAAAGGTATAATATGTGATAGATGTGGAGTGGAAGTTGCGCCAAAGCGTGTTCGTCGTGAAAGGATGGGTCATATAACTTTAGCTGTTCCTGTGGTACATATATGGTATCTAAAATCAATTCCTAGTAAGCTTTACTATTTGCTTGATATTCCTTCTAGGGAGTTGGAGGAAATAACATACTATGAAAAATATGTGGTAATTAATCCAGGGAAGTCAAATTTACCTTATAAGGCTGTGATTACAGAAGAAGAGTATTTCGAAAATCTAATGGAATATGGACCCAAGACTGAATTGTTGGATGAAGAAGAAGTACAGGAATATTTCATAGCCAAGACTGGTGGTGAAGCAATAAGAGACCTTTTGAGACAAGTTGACATTGAAACTTTAGTGACAAAACTAAAAAATGATTTGAAAAACTCAAGATCAGAAACCCAAAAGAGTGAAATTTTAAAAAGATTAAAGGTGGTTCAGGCATTTTTGCCTAAAGAAGGTAGACCTGTCAATAAACCTGAGTGGATGGTTATTACAATTCTACCTGTGATACCTCCTGATTTAAGACCTCTTGTTCCTCTAGAAGGTGGAAGATTTGCTGCAAGCGATTTGAATGACCTATATAGAAGAGTTATTATAAGAAATAATAGGTTAAAACAGTTAATGGAGATAAAGGCACCTGATGTAATTTTGAGAAATGAAAAAAGAATGCTTCAGGAGGCGGTTGATTCTCTATTTGATAATAGCAAACGTACAACCGAGGTAAGAGGAAGTACAAGAAGACCTTTAAAAAGTCTTAGCGATATGCTCAGAGGCAAAGAGGGTAGATTTAGACAAAATCTACTTGGTAAGAGAGTTGATTATAGTGGGAGATCAGTAATTGTTGTTGGTCCAGAGCTAAAATTGAATGAATGTGGTCTACCGAAGGAGATGGCTATTGAGCTATTTAAGCCCCATATAATGCATGAATTACTCAAAAGAGGTATTGCTAAATCTCCTAAAGCAGCAAAGTTAATGATTGATAATAAAGAGCCAGATGTATATAAAGTTCTTGAGTATGTTGTGAAAGATCATCCAGTGTTGTTAAACCGTGCACCTACATTACATAGGCTAGGTATACAGGCATTTCAACCAGTTTTAACAGATGAGCTTGCGATTCAAATCCATCCTCTCGTTTGTGCTGCTTTCAATGCAGATTTCGATGGTGACCAAATGGCGGTCCACGTACCCCTCTCCTTTGAAGCACAGATGGAAGCTAGGATATTGATGCTATCAAGTCATAATATCCTTCATCCTGCTCATGGGAATCCAATTGCAATTCCCTCTCAGGATATGGTTCTTGGCATTTATTATATCACAAAGAAAAAAGATGGAGCCAAGGGAGAGAATACTATATTTAGCTCCATTGACGAAGCAATATATGCGTATGAAGTAGGAGAGGTTGATTTACATGCGAAAGTAAAAATTAAAATTGACGGTAAATTAATTGATACAACGCCTGGTCGTGCTATTTTTAATAGCATATTACCACCAGGAATGAATTATATAAATGAGCTTATTACTAAGTCAAGGCTTGAAAAGATAGTAGGATATGCTTTTAGAAAAGTTGGTAACTATGAAACCGTTAAATTTCTTGATAGATTGAAAGATCTTGGGTTTGCCTATGCTACTAAAGCTGGAGCAACAATATCAATTGCGGATATTCTAATACCACAAGAAAAGCAAAGGATAATCGATGATACATTTAAACGTGTTGATGATATCCAGAGAAAATTTCAAAAAGGTATCCTAACTGAGGGAGAAAGATATAATAAGGTAATTGATGAATGGACACACACTACAAATAAAATTACAGATATTTTATTCGAACATTTATCTAAGGATAGGCAGGGATTCAATCCTGTATTTATGATGGCTGATTCTGGAGCAAGGGGAAGTCGTGAACAGATAAAGCAGCTTGCTGGTATGAGAGGTTTGATGGCAAAACCTCAAAAAACATTGACCGGACAGGTAGGTGAGATTATTGAAACGCCTATTACATCTAACTTTAAAGAAGGGCTGACGGTACTGGAGTATTTTATCTCAACTCATGGTGCACGTAAAGGACTTGCCGATACGGCCTTAAAAACTGCTGATGCCGGTTACCTGACCAGAAGGCTTGTCGATGTTGCTCAGGATGTGGTTGTTACAATGGAGGACTGCGGTACTATCAATGGTATTGAGGTTACTGCTTTGAAAAAAGAAGAAAGTATTATAGAGGGATTGGCGGATCGTATAGTCGGTAGAGTAGCTCAAGAAGATATTTTCAATCCTGAGAATGAAAACGAAATAATCGTTGAAGCAGGTGAAGAAATTGATGAAGATACTGCTATGAAAATTCAGGATCTGGGTATTGTAAAAGTAAGGATAAGGTCAGTTTTAACATGTGAAGCAGATCATGGTGTATGTGCAAAATGCTACGGTAGGAATTTGGCTACAGGTCAGATGGTTAATGTCGGTGAGGCCGTCGGCATAATGGCTGCTCAGGCTATTGGTGAGCCAGGGACGCAATTAACACTAAGGACTTTTCATTACGGAGGTACTGCGGCGAGAGTTGTAGAGGAGTCTGATACTATTGCAAAAACTGCAGGAAAGGTTGTGTTCTCTATTAATTATAAATGCGTTAAATACGAAAAAGGTGATTATTATGTAGCATTATCCAGAAATTCCACATTAAGTATCGTGGATGAAAATGATAGAATAACATCAACTTACAATATTCCATATGGTTCCCACGTTTTTGTCAAAGAAGGTGATAAGGTGGAAAGAGGAGACCTATTATTTAGATGGGATCCATATACAGATTGGATATTGTCATTGCATTCAGGAAGAGTCAAATTCGTCGATCTAATTGAAAATGTAACATATAACGTTGAAACTGATGAATTTGGTCATAAATCGAGAATAATTATTGAATCAAAAGATAAAAATTTACAACCAAGAATTGATATAGTAGAGAAAAAAGATGGTCGAGAAATAGTTCATCCTGGATTTATACTACCCGTCAGGGCAATACTCGTGGTTAAAGATGGAGATGAAGTCGTTGCTGGCGATGTAATTGCCAAAATGCCAAAAGAGATTGGAATGACTAAGGATATTACAGGTGGTTTACCACGTGTTGCGGAGTTATTTGAGGCAAGAAGGCCTGCGGATCCAGCTATAATAAGTGAAATAGATGGTAAGGTATCGTTTGGTCCAACAGTTAAAGGAATAAGAGAAATAATTGTTACTGCACCAAATGGACAACAGAAAAAATATAAAATACCATACGGTAAATACGTTCTCGTTAATCAGGGAGATGAAGTTAAAGCAGGTGACAGGCTATGCGATGGGCCGATAGCTCCACAGGATATTTTAAAAGTTCAGGATCCAAGGCGTGTACAAGAATATCTCGTAAATGAGATTCAGGAAGTCTATAGGTTGCAGGGTGTGAGAATTAATGACAAGCACATCGAGGTTATTGTAAGACAGATGATGCAAAAAGTAAAAGTTGAAGATTCTGGTGATACTAGATTACTTGAAGGAGATAGAGTCAATAAATCAGATTTAATACGAGAAAATGAGAGAATAGTAAATTATGTTGTAATAACAAATCCTGGTGATTCAGAGTGGTTAGAGGGTGAAATTGTTCATAAGAGAGATTTCTTAAGAGTAAACAGACAATTGAGAGAAGAAAATAAACAGCCTGCCAGAGCCAGACAGGCAAGACCTGCCAAATTTAGTGAAGTGTTGTTAGGTATTACGAAAGCTTCATTGAATACTGATTCCTTTATTTCTGCTGCTTCATTTCAGGAGACAACTAGAGTTCTAACAGATGCTTCTGTAGAATGTGCTACCGATTACTTAAGGGGTTTAAAGGAAAACGTTATTGTCGGCAGACTGATCCCCGCTGGCACAGGCTTAAGAAAGTACAGAAATCTTATGGTAATCGAACCTGAAGAAGAAAGAATAGAGTGGGAAAGAATTAAGAAATTGAAAGAAGAACAAGAACAAGAAGAGCGAGAACAGGAAAAAAAGCAAGAAGATGTTGTATAG
- a CDS encoding PorV/PorQ family protein, giving the protein MKRVYCLRIFMIIGVIFGIIIAQEDMNSIGQGSKISKSGTTSMNFLQVGVSPNIAGRGNTYTAVCRGVESVFGNPAGLTELSTPIELFFSSTKWIADINYLASALAIKAGNLGVFGLHFLTVDYGYIQATALTHPEVGEENYRIIGEAKNVGAYSIGLSYVRQINIKFSMGGTVKYVSQSLGQLIDWDTGEATDNDRGKVAFDLGLRYYFGWKSLSLSMAMRNFSTYVLYQRTSFSLPLVYSIGLSMDLIEVIKPELRKLHSLLLITELSHPNNYYQRINAGVEYNYKSLFSLRAGYESNHDLLSWSIGAGTYLSVGKRRLEVNYSYSDVKLFNGVSRLSLTIGL; this is encoded by the coding sequence ATGAAGAGAGTTTATTGTTTAAGAATATTTATGATTATTGGAGTAATTTTTGGCATAATTATAGCCCAGGAAGATATGAATTCAATTGGTCAAGGTAGTAAGATCAGTAAATCTGGAACAACGTCGATGAATTTTTTGCAGGTAGGTGTATCACCAAATATAGCTGGACGTGGAAATACTTATACAGCCGTTTGTAGAGGGGTGGAAAGTGTTTTTGGAAATCCTGCAGGATTAACAGAGCTATCAACACCTATTGAATTGTTTTTTTCATCTACGAAATGGATAGCAGACATAAATTATTTAGCCAGTGCATTAGCGATAAAAGCAGGTAATTTAGGAGTATTTGGATTACATTTTTTGACAGTAGATTATGGTTATATACAGGCAACAGCACTTACTCATCCGGAAGTAGGAGAAGAAAATTATAGAATAATTGGAGAGGCTAAAAATGTAGGTGCTTATTCGATTGGTTTATCATATGTTAGACAAATTAATATAAAGTTTTCGATGGGTGGTACAGTAAAATATGTTTCACAATCGTTAGGACAGTTAATAGATTGGGATACTGGTGAAGCTACTGACAATGATCGTGGTAAGGTAGCATTTGATCTTGGACTTAGGTATTATTTTGGATGGAAGTCGTTGAGTTTATCTATGGCGATGAGAAATTTTTCGACTTATGTATTATATCAGAGGACGAGTTTTTCACTTCCTTTGGTGTATTCAATTGGTTTAAGTATGGATCTTATAGAAGTGATAAAACCGGAGTTGAGGAAATTACATAGCCTACTTTTAATTACAGAGTTATCACATCCTAATAATTATTATCAACGTATAAATGCTGGAGTAGAATATAATTATAAGAGCTTATTTTCCCTTAGGGCTGGGTATGAATCAAATCACGACTTGTTATCTTGGAGTATTGGGGCTGGTACTTATTTAAGTGTTGGTAAGAGGCGATTAGAGGTTAATTATTCATATTCCGATGTTAAGTTGTTTAATGGTGTAAGTAGGTTATCGCTGACGATCGGTTTATGA
- a CDS encoding TonB-dependent receptor, with amino-acid sequence MKNLKLLCVLFVIFLLNTVLWSQGKIIGHVEDKETGQPLPGANVIVSGTYLGAATNQNGDYVIVNVPVGVYIIEVSYVGYTKTKKTGVIVSQGRITKVNFQLERAVIEGATVTVVAERDILHKEVTGSQNVIMADRIVETAGVTTLHDFLAKQAGITDERFLEIRGGNPQETGTIINGFAFVNTRVGKTGSFIPTSSIEQVSVQSSGMSAEYGEFRSGIIEVTTKTGYSDRYHGTFSFKRNQPHMKRFGRSLYDPMNNALRPHLDPDIAFIGVDEAIKQGIITEYEAQQFVKYNSFRGFPFYTGRRLPSTWKTSLVNMGLDFSAITAVDLYLYDAWMHQVFPDFDKLNRKIEELDSMGIYVGEKVTDPKLIELFRKHANKEGRTWDYVFDGGFGGPVPIIGKNLGNMTFYLSNITARTAYVQPKELDSDYKTTTILVLKSNISKKSNLKITSLYNYHKGMSPTHGGESEMPNLSFAQGLEFSSGTWTPRGLDRGDFMPEDNILLFSGQGWGGNYGPRLWWYVSDLQIWKQYNFMLGLKYTHTINVKSFFDVQASYMRIKDHIHPKETRDETVLYRLGGVIPLTEAPYGRRILPLNTDSDTVDGFIFDQFHSVPGLEDRFDSKGGLLFDRSLTQQFRFKINYGNQINMMHFIKTGAEVFVMDLDHDRFGYWHDPGSAYEYMFKVRPVFAGAYIQDQISYEEMILNFGIRADYFGEASGLKWPTGRLFEEKAFGINYAETPTDWLEMLHAGKSVVWWKWDTLDNYYRRIGEKPLYQPVKSHLVFSPRLGVSFPLTSRTKFYFNYGHFRMLPPYSEMYMYVYRHGTAKGGLYHLGNPNLEPVRTIQYELGVDYNLMDMYLIHVAGYYKDVTGEVRPIIYIPNYGNGFSFRTNQAYKGVQGAEIQITKQFGEILTGWAKLQYIYVTVGYSGREYVYEDPDFNNDPDKINYYRDPKRPYPVPQFSANITLRSPSKWGYIFGDWRFSFLPEWKRGEIFRYNPRGLDVNNEFRWPDIFLANMAISKTFDLKGAKATLTVDILNLFNTKIFTYKYAFAKGIGSETGPSQDFKNYMASLHLKDYKDSYYDPIRDEEKGEYLYPGYVYTKDITDPETGEIIHHKGEVVSGEDHIGDVRSSEKPHINNPNLDIFTFGNEPRSIWIGLRIDF; translated from the coding sequence ATGAAAAATTTAAAGCTATTATGTGTTTTGTTTGTAATATTTTTATTGAATACTGTTTTATGGTCGCAGGGAAAGATAATTGGTCATGTTGAGGATAAGGAAACAGGTCAGCCACTTCCTGGAGCAAATGTAATTGTTTCTGGAACATATCTTGGTGCTGCTACAAATCAAAATGGGGATTATGTTATAGTGAATGTCCCGGTAGGAGTTTATATAATCGAAGTAAGTTATGTGGGTTATACTAAGACAAAGAAGACAGGTGTAATTGTATCTCAGGGACGGATTACAAAGGTAAATTTTCAATTAGAGAGAGCAGTGATAGAGGGTGCTACAGTTACGGTTGTTGCTGAGCGTGATATATTACATAAAGAGGTAACGGGGAGCCAGAATGTTATTATGGCAGATAGGATAGTAGAGACAGCTGGAGTAACGACGTTACATGATTTTTTGGCAAAGCAGGCAGGAATTACGGATGAGAGGTTTTTAGAAATACGTGGTGGGAATCCACAGGAAACAGGAACTATAATAAATGGATTTGCTTTTGTAAATACAAGAGTAGGTAAGACAGGGTCATTTATTCCAACGAGTTCAATTGAGCAGGTATCTGTACAGTCAAGCGGTATGAGTGCGGAGTATGGAGAGTTCCGCTCAGGTATTATAGAGGTAACGACAAAGACAGGTTATAGTGATAGATATCATGGTACTTTTTCATTTAAAAGAAATCAACCTCATATGAAGCGTTTCGGTAGATCCTTATATGATCCAATGAATAATGCTTTGCGTCCGCATTTGGATCCTGATATTGCATTCATAGGTGTTGATGAAGCTATAAAACAAGGGATAATTACTGAATATGAAGCCCAACAATTTGTTAAATATAATAGTTTCAGAGGTTTCCCATTTTATACAGGTAGGCGTTTACCATCGACATGGAAGACTAGTTTGGTTAATATGGGGCTTGATTTTTCCGCTATTACTGCTGTTGATTTATACCTTTATGATGCATGGATGCACCAGGTGTTCCCTGATTTTGATAAATTGAACAGAAAAATTGAAGAGCTTGATTCGATGGGTATATATGTTGGAGAAAAGGTAACGGATCCTAAGTTGATAGAGCTATTTAGAAAACATGCAAATAAAGAGGGGAGAACATGGGATTATGTTTTTGATGGTGGATTTGGTGGTCCTGTACCGATTATAGGAAAGAATTTAGGAAATATGACTTTCTATTTATCTAATATTACCGCAAGAACTGCATATGTTCAACCAAAGGAATTGGACTCAGATTATAAAACAACTACTATATTAGTGCTTAAATCAAATATTAGTAAGAAATCTAATTTGAAAATAACATCTTTGTATAATTATCATAAAGGAATGTCTCCGACACATGGTGGTGAAAGTGAAATGCCGAACTTAAGTTTCGCGCAGGGTTTGGAGTTTTCATCTGGAACATGGACCCCACGCGGGCTTGATCGTGGTGATTTTATGCCTGAAGACAATATTCTTCTATTCAGTGGTCAGGGATGGGGTGGTAATTATGGACCAAGATTATGGTGGTATGTTTCTGATCTTCAAATCTGGAAACAATATAATTTTATGCTTGGATTAAAATATACCCATACAATAAACGTAAAGTCATTTTTTGACGTACAAGCAAGTTATATGAGAATAAAAGATCATATACATCCAAAGGAGACTCGTGATGAAACAGTTTTATATCGTTTAGGTGGGGTAATACCTTTAACTGAGGCACCATATGGTAGGAGGATTTTACCTCTTAATACTGATAGTGATACGGTTGATGGGTTTATATTTGACCAGTTTCACAGTGTTCCTGGATTAGAAGATAGATTTGATAGTAAAGGTGGTTTGCTTTTTGACCGTTCATTAACCCAGCAATTTCGCTTTAAGATAAACTATGGTAATCAGATAAATATGATGCATTTTATAAAGACAGGTGCAGAGGTATTTGTAATGGATTTAGATCATGATCGTTTTGGCTATTGGCATGATCCAGGTAGTGCTTATGAATATATGTTCAAGGTTAGACCAGTATTTGCGGGTGCATACATTCAAGATCAAATATCTTATGAAGAGATGATACTTAATTTTGGTATAAGAGCGGATTATTTCGGTGAGGCAAGTGGATTAAAATGGCCAACTGGTAGATTATTCGAGGAAAAAGCCTTTGGTATAAATTATGCAGAGACACCGACTGATTGGTTAGAAATGTTACATGCAGGGAAATCGGTAGTTTGGTGGAAATGGGATACTCTTGATAATTATTATAGAAGGATAGGCGAAAAACCGTTATATCAACCAGTAAAATCACATTTAGTATTTAGTCCACGTTTGGGTGTTTCATTCCCTCTTACAAGTAGAACCAAATTTTATTTTAATTATGGACATTTTAGAATGTTACCGCCATACAGTGAAATGTATATGTATGTTTATAGGCATGGTACAGCGAAAGGTGGTTTATATCATCTTGGAAATCCAAATCTTGAACCTGTTCGAACTATCCAATACGAATTGGGAGTTGATTACAACCTGATGGATATGTATTTGATTCATGTCGCGGGTTATTATAAAGATGTTACAGGTGAAGTACGACCAATTATATATATTCCAAATTATGGTAATGGATTTTCATTTAGAACGAATCAGGCATATAAGGGTGTTCAAGGAGCGGAAATACAAATTACAAAGCAGTTTGGTGAAATACTAACAGGATGGGCAAAATTGCAATATATTTACGTAACAGTTGGGTATAGTGGTCGTGAATATGTATATGAAGATCCAGATTTTAATAATGATCCAGATAAGATTAATTACTATAGAGATCCAAAAAGACCATATCCAGTTCCACAATTTTCAGCGAATATAACATTGAGAAGTCCAAGTAAGTGGGGTTATATATTTGGAGACTGGAGATTTAGCTTTTTGCCTGAATGGAAACGAGGTGAAATTTTTAGATATAATCCAAGAGGTCTAGATGTAAATAATGAATTTCGCTGGCCTGATATTTTTCTAGCAAATATGGCTATTAGTAAAACATTTGATTTAAAAGGTGCTAAAGCAACTTTAACCGTTGATATTTTAAATTTATTTAACACCAAAATATTTACTTATAAATATGCATTTGCCAAGGGTATTGGTTCGGAAACAGGTCCATCTCAGGACTTCAAAAATTATATGGCATCACTGCATTTGAAAGATTATAAAGACTCATATTATGATCCTATTAGGGATGAGGAAAAAGGTGAATATCTTTATCCGGGATATGTATATACGAAAGATATAACGGATCCAGAAACTGGTGAAATTATTCATCACAAAGGAGAAGTAGTGAGTGGAGAGGATCATATAGGTGATGTAAGGTCGAGTGAAAAGCCGCATATAAATAATCCTAATCTTGATATTTTTACTTTTGGCAATGAGCCACGCTCTATTTGGATTGGATTAAGAATTGATTTCTAA